In Pararge aegeria chromosome 5, ilParAegt1.1, whole genome shotgun sequence, one DNA window encodes the following:
- the LOC120624130 gene encoding 60S ribosomal protein L21: protein MTNSKGYRRGTRDLFARRFRTHGTIPLSTYMKVYKVGDIVDIRGNGAVQKGMPHKVYHGKTGRVYNVTAHALGVIVNKRVRGRIIPKRINIRVEHVKHSKCREDFLKRVKENERLLKEAKANGKIVNLKRQPQLPRAAHIVKGIEKPMLLAPIPYEFVA, encoded by the exons ATGACGAACTCAAAGGGTTATCGTCGTGGTACGAGGGACTTGTTCGCCCGCAGGTTCCGCACTCATGGAACTATCCCACTTTCCACGTACATGAAAGTGTACAAAGTTGGCGATATCGTTGACATTAGG GGTAATGGTGCTGTTCAAAAAGGCATGCCACACAAAGTTTACCATGGAAAGACCGGACGAGTTTACAACGTTACAGCCCACGCTTTAGGTGTTATCGTGAACAAGAGGGTGCGTGGAAGAATCATCCCCAAGAGGATCAACATCCGCGTTGAACACGTCAAGCACTCAAAATGCAGAGAGGACTTCCTCAAGAGGGTCAAGGAGAATGAGAGGCTCCTGAAAGAGGCGAAAGCCAATGGAAAAATTGTCAACCTGAAGAGGCAGCCACAGCTCCCAAGGGCAGCGCATATTGTCAAGGGTATTGAGAAGCCAATGTTGCTTGCACCCATCCCCTATGAGTTTGTAGCCTAA